A single region of the candidate division KSB1 bacterium genome encodes:
- a CDS encoding AMP-binding protein: MTFNQQRYTYGELAQAVYRLRGALRARGIRRRDTVAIQLPNSPHFVIAHLAVLSLGAVSVPLHIQLKAREIAAQVEDAEAVAIVAWDHLSTETELALSRVDCCRLRIYLGDSIPAGTESLVDLISKGDEYQDEAPVAEDDTAVILYTSGVSGKPRGVELTHANISAAVEELSRALRLRETDRFLAVLPFTRASGLSTGVHLPLANGAELIPLSRFHPGDALEVLRDRGVSVMVGTPYMFSLIAGFPTADRADLSKLRYPISVDAKLAPERGRDVEERLKVHLFEAYGCTETCGPFTINLFPGLGGRENVGQPLSGMELAILGEDGSFLPPGKSGQIVVRGPLLMKGYLHRPEKSRQSFREGWFVTGDVGYLDDSGSLVVTGHSTELINKGGFRVYSREVEDVLEGLPHIREVAVVGIADTLYGEEVKACVVLKDGATISPSEIIEYAKERLAMYKCPKIVKFYKELPHEAGGKILRSDLKDDRG; this comes from the coding sequence ATGACCTTCAACCAGCAGCGATACACGTACGGCGAGTTGGCTCAAGCCGTCTATCGTTTGCGCGGGGCGTTGCGTGCTCGCGGCATCCGACGGCGAGACACCGTCGCGATCCAGCTTCCGAACTCACCGCACTTCGTCATCGCCCACCTCGCCGTGTTGAGTCTCGGCGCGGTCTCGGTCCCCCTCCATATTCAGCTGAAGGCCCGCGAAATCGCGGCCCAGGTCGAAGATGCCGAAGCGGTGGCGATCGTGGCTTGGGACCACCTGTCCACCGAGACCGAGTTGGCGCTTTCCCGCGTGGACTGTTGTCGGCTGCGCATCTATCTCGGCGACTCGATTCCCGCGGGCACCGAGAGTCTCGTGGATCTCATCTCCAAGGGTGATGAGTACCAGGACGAAGCTCCGGTCGCCGAGGACGACACGGCGGTAATCCTTTACACGTCGGGTGTAAGTGGCAAGCCGCGCGGAGTCGAATTGACCCACGCCAATATCTCCGCCGCGGTCGAGGAGTTGAGTCGCGCTCTGCGTCTCCGCGAGACCGATCGCTTCCTCGCCGTGCTGCCTTTCACCCGGGCCAGCGGCCTGTCCACCGGTGTGCATCTCCCCCTCGCAAATGGAGCGGAGCTGATCCCGCTCTCGCGCTTTCACCCGGGCGATGCCCTCGAGGTGCTTCGGGACCGCGGCGTCAGCGTCATGGTCGGCACCCCTTACATGTTTTCTTTGATCGCGGGATTCCCTACCGCCGACCGCGCCGATCTGTCCAAACTGCGCTACCCCATCTCCGTCGATGCGAAGTTGGCGCCGGAGCGCGGGCGCGACGTCGAAGAGCGACTGAAGGTTCACCTCTTTGAAGCGTACGGTTGCACCGAAACCTGCGGCCCCTTTACGATAAACCTGTTCCCCGGCCTCGGGGGGCGTGAGAACGTCGGTCAACCCCTCAGCGGAATGGAGCTCGCGATTCTGGGAGAAGACGGATCGTTCCTGCCGCCCGGAAAGTCCGGCCAAATCGTTGTGCGTGGGCCGTTGCTGATGAAGGGGTACTTGCATCGTCCCGAAAAGAGCCGCCAATCGTTCAGGGAGGGCTGGTTCGTTACCGGCGATGTCGGCTATTTGGACGACTCCGGCAGTCTGGTGGTGACGGGACATTCGACGGAGCTGATCAACAAGGGTGGCTTCCGCGTGTACTCCCGGGAGGTCGAGGATGTGCTGGAAGGGTTGCCGCATATCCGTGAAGTAGCCGTCGTCGGTATCGCCGATACACTCTACGGCGAAGAGGTCAAGGCCTGCGTGGTGCTGAAAGACGGCGCCACGATCTCCCCCAGCGAGATCATCGAGTACGCCAAGGAACGTCTGGCCATGTACAAGTGTCCGAAGATCGTGAAATTCTACAAGGAACTTCCGCACGAAGCGGGAGGTAAGATTCTTAGAAGTGACCTGAAAGACGATCGCGGCTAA
- a CDS encoding alpha/beta fold hydrolase encodes MLYRIALIVALLPTWLWAGETVRFRSSDGVNLVATLSTPVKAPLGSLLLFHMLGKDRTSWDDFAQAAVTAGYTVLAVDLRGHGESRGSDDGELNYKLLPESSFRAMTRDLAAAVEFVRSRSAARVTLIGASIGANVAISYAATDTSIAGVVLLSPGEVFRGVMTKPAMAAYGARPMLLVAAEDDNYSALTVATLQNLNPGSEAVVYPTGGHGTYLLESRPELTSRVLQFVESVSR; translated from the coding sequence ATGCTCTATCGCATTGCACTCATCGTGGCTCTGCTCCCGACCTGGCTGTGGGCCGGCGAGACCGTTCGCTTCCGCTCGTCGGATGGAGTCAATCTGGTTGCAACCTTGAGCACGCCCGTGAAGGCTCCGCTCGGATCGCTCCTCTTGTTTCACATGTTGGGAAAGGACCGCACGTCCTGGGACGATTTCGCGCAGGCGGCGGTAACCGCGGGTTACACGGTACTGGCCGTGGACTTGCGCGGGCATGGCGAGAGCCGAGGTTCCGACGACGGCGAGCTCAACTACAAGCTCCTGCCTGAATCCAGCTTCCGCGCGATGACCCGCGATCTTGCGGCGGCGGTCGAATTCGTTCGCTCGCGGTCGGCGGCGCGGGTCACCCTGATTGGCGCGTCCATTGGCGCAAATGTTGCGATTTCCTACGCAGCCACGGACACCTCGATCGCGGGGGTGGTTCTGCTTTCCCCGGGCGAGGTCTTTCGCGGAGTGATGACCAAGCCCGCCATGGCAGCGTACGGTGCCCGGCCGATGTTATTGGTCGCGGCGGAAGACGACAATTACTCCGCGCTCACCGTGGCGACGTTGCAAAACCTCAACCCGGGATCCGAAGCGGTCGTGTATCCCACTGGCGGACACGGCACGTATCTGCTGGAGTCTCGACCCGAACTCACAAGCCGGGTCCTGCAATTTGTCGAGAGTGTCAGCCGGTAA
- a CDS encoding bifunctional nuclease family protein: MIPVDVIGISVCPPYQGYVVILKEKDGERWLPIFIGAAEAQSISFLLQGLEYARPMTYDLFAHLLDEASVKVQSCTVSDLKDNTFYAVVEMRTGSGEKKDVDARPSDAIALALKTRAPIQVAEHVMAGAAVSNEPVNRSTVEQIAYLHQKLKECVECEAYEEAAKIRDHIRSLEGREMDHDDEEPGRSEHTD; this comes from the coding sequence GTGATCCCGGTAGATGTGATCGGAATCTCGGTTTGCCCGCCATACCAGGGCTACGTCGTAATCTTGAAAGAGAAAGACGGTGAGCGTTGGCTGCCCATCTTCATCGGTGCAGCCGAGGCGCAGAGTATCTCGTTTCTGCTGCAGGGCCTCGAGTATGCCCGGCCGATGACGTACGACCTGTTCGCGCATCTCCTCGACGAGGCGAGCGTGAAAGTGCAATCCTGCACGGTCTCCGATCTGAAGGACAATACGTTTTACGCCGTGGTCGAAATGCGAACGGGTTCGGGGGAGAAGAAAGACGTGGACGCTCGTCCCTCGGACGCGATTGCCCTCGCGCTGAAAACGCGCGCGCCCATCCAGGTGGCCGAACACGTGATGGCGGGCGCGGCGGTCTCGAATGAGCCGGTGAATCGCTCGACCGTTGAGCAAATTGCCTATCTTCACCAGAAACTCAAGGAGTGCGTAGAGTGTGAAGCGTACGAGGAGGCCGCCAAGATTCGCGACCACATCCGTTCGCTTGAGGGCCGTGAAATGGATCATGACGACGAGGAACCTGGCCGCTCAGAGCATACCGACTAA
- a CDS encoding DUF177 domain-containing protein, with protein sequence MKVHLAAYPAGVHRIREDLLPEELELDPSVFNAVHADLTLDRHDRYLQFEFRLHAEVGLQCDRCLADFTSAVEVRSPMIYVLGTPSRGEAIDDPDLTVIPPHTSDLDLTADLRDALILALPRKRLCRETCRGLCPTCGADWNESVCACATRSES encoded by the coding sequence GTGAAAGTCCATTTGGCTGCTTACCCTGCTGGGGTTCACCGGATTCGCGAGGATTTGCTTCCGGAAGAGCTGGAGTTGGACCCGAGCGTGTTCAACGCCGTCCATGCGGATCTCACCCTCGACCGCCATGATCGGTACCTCCAGTTTGAGTTCCGGCTGCATGCCGAAGTGGGATTGCAGTGCGACCGCTGCCTTGCGGATTTCACGTCGGCGGTCGAAGTCCGTTCGCCGATGATCTACGTGCTCGGCACGCCGTCCCGCGGCGAAGCCATCGACGATCCCGACCTGACGGTGATTCCGCCACACACCTCGGACCTCGATCTTACGGCCGATCTCCGCGATGCGCTCATCCTGGCCCTGCCGCGCAAACGGCTTTGCCGCGAAACCTGTCGCGGGCTGTGCCCGACCTGCGGAGCGGACTGGAACGAATCCGTGTGCGCGTGCGCAACGCGCTCTGAATCCTAA
- the rpmF gene encoding 50S ribosomal protein L32 — MAVPKRRTGKSRRDRRRANYNLSAPTVTSCPNCHKEKAPHRACPNCGFYNGRHVVQVKSA; from the coding sequence ATGGCTGTCCCTAAGCGAAGAACCGGCAAATCGCGTCGTGATCGTCGTCGCGCCAACTACAATCTGTCCGCGCCGACGGTCACCTCGTGCCCGAACTGCCACAAGGAAAAGGCGCCGCACCGCGCTTGTCCCAACTGCGGATTCTACAACGGTCGCCACGTCGTTCAAGTCAAGTCCGCTTAG
- the plsX gene encoding phosphate acyltransferase PlsX has translation MVVVALDVMGGDHAPAVPIDAALAALDEFGTGLRLMLVGPAELVEKELKHRRGGIDDRIEIVHASEVVLMTDKPAKAIRTKPNSSLIKAVEMHRDGRAAAVVSAGHTGVQMAASFMLLGLIEGVKRPTIGGLFPVGKGKFSILCDVGANTDCKPINLLQFAAMGSVFMEIMTGKANPTVGLLSIGSEKNKGNEAVLAAHYLLEQSGLNFVGNVEGGDILRGNCDVYVCDGFVGNIVLKFAESVGPMVFARLAGMASPDGADSGAGSVLRQLQKDFDYAEVGGVPLLGVNGISIICHGGSSAKAVKNAIREAMTLSKGGLPQALSEGIERFDAGMLARGMARFKSFQERQDQFDVEDEQND, from the coding sequence ATGGTTGTCGTAGCCCTGGACGTTATGGGCGGTGATCACGCCCCCGCGGTTCCCATTGACGCTGCCCTGGCGGCGCTCGATGAATTCGGGACTGGATTGCGTTTGATGCTGGTCGGCCCGGCCGAGCTGGTCGAGAAGGAGCTGAAGCATCGTCGCGGCGGAATCGATGACCGCATCGAAATCGTCCACGCGTCGGAAGTAGTCCTGATGACCGACAAGCCAGCCAAGGCGATCCGCACCAAGCCGAACTCATCGCTCATCAAAGCCGTCGAAATGCACCGTGACGGACGCGCTGCCGCGGTGGTCTCGGCGGGACATACCGGCGTTCAGATGGCGGCCAGCTTCATGCTGCTCGGTTTGATCGAGGGTGTTAAGCGTCCGACGATCGGCGGGCTGTTTCCGGTGGGCAAGGGTAAGTTCTCCATTCTCTGCGACGTCGGCGCCAATACGGACTGCAAGCCGATCAATCTGCTGCAATTCGCGGCGATGGGCTCCGTGTTCATGGAAATCATGACCGGCAAGGCAAACCCGACGGTCGGTTTGCTTTCGATTGGCTCGGAGAAGAACAAGGGCAACGAGGCGGTACTTGCCGCGCACTATCTGCTTGAACAGAGCGGCTTGAACTTTGTCGGCAACGTCGAGGGCGGCGACATCCTGCGCGGGAACTGCGACGTGTATGTCTGCGACGGTTTCGTGGGCAACATCGTGCTCAAGTTCGCCGAGTCGGTCGGTCCGATGGTCTTCGCCAGACTGGCCGGCATGGCGTCTCCGGATGGCGCGGACTCCGGAGCCGGGTCCGTCTTGCGGCAATTGCAGAAGGATTTCGACTACGCGGAAGTTGGCGGAGTTCCCTTGCTTGGCGTCAACGGGATCTCGATCATCTGCCACGGCGGTTCTTCGGCAAAAGCCGTCAAGAATGCGATTCGGGAAGCGATGACTCTGAGCAAAGGCGGCCTGCCGCAAGCTCTGTCAGAGGGCATCGAGCGGTTTGACGCCGGCATGCTCGCCCGCGGAATGGCGCGCTTCAAGTCATTTCAGGAGCGGCAAGACCAGTTTGACGTGGAGGACGAACAGAATGACTGA
- a CDS encoding ketoacyl-ACP synthase III, with protein sequence MTERGRRAPAARIVGTGHSVPDQIVTNRDLERIVDTSDDWITTRTGIKERRIIQQGQKTSDFCIAAARSALEMADVRAEELDAIILATISPDMRFPATAIIVQGALGAVNAAAWDISATCSGFMFSLYQGEAMIALGRARKVLVIGAEMLTLLTDWTDRGTCVLFGDGAGAAVLAAASDDRGILSTYIGTSGDQVDLLYCIGQGTQGSLNNGQPANGERYIRMNGNEVFRHAVRTMGRAAAEAVARSGLTADDIDWLVPHQANTRIIDATAERMNMPPERVYVNISRYGNTSSASIPIALDEARRTGVIKDGQVVLTVAFGGGFTWGSAVIRF encoded by the coding sequence ATGACTGAGCGGGGCCGGCGCGCGCCTGCGGCGCGCATCGTCGGAACGGGCCACTCCGTTCCCGATCAAATCGTGACGAACCGGGATCTCGAGCGTATCGTCGATACCAGCGACGACTGGATCACCACTCGCACGGGGATCAAAGAGCGGCGAATCATTCAGCAAGGTCAGAAGACCTCTGATTTCTGCATTGCCGCGGCGCGCAGCGCTCTCGAGATGGCTGACGTCCGCGCTGAAGAGCTGGATGCGATCATCCTCGCCACCATCTCGCCTGATATGCGATTCCCGGCCACGGCGATCATTGTCCAGGGTGCGCTGGGAGCCGTGAATGCCGCGGCCTGGGATATCAGCGCGACCTGCTCCGGCTTCATGTTTTCGCTCTATCAAGGCGAAGCGATGATTGCTCTGGGGCGCGCCCGGAAGGTATTGGTCATTGGCGCGGAAATGCTCACGCTGCTGACGGATTGGACCGACCGCGGAACTTGCGTGCTGTTCGGCGACGGCGCCGGCGCCGCCGTGCTGGCGGCAGCCTCCGACGACCGCGGAATCCTCTCGACTTACATCGGCACCAGCGGCGATCAGGTTGATCTGCTGTACTGTATCGGACAGGGCACCCAAGGCTCGCTCAACAACGGGCAACCGGCCAACGGTGAGCGCTACATCCGCATGAACGGCAACGAGGTCTTTCGTCACGCCGTGCGCACCATGGGGCGGGCCGCCGCGGAAGCGGTCGCCCGATCGGGTCTGACCGCCGATGACATCGACTGGCTCGTCCCGCATCAGGCCAACACCCGCATCATCGACGCGACCGCCGAGCGCATGAATATGCCGCCGGAGCGTGTCTATGTCAATATCAGCCGCTATGGGAATACGTCGTCCGCCTCAATCCCCATCGCCCTCGACGAAGCGCGCCGGACCGGTGTCATCAAAGACGGTCAGGTCGTGCTCACCGTTGCCTTCGGCGGCGGCTTTACGTGGGGCAGTGCGGTCATCCGCTTCTGA
- the fabD gene encoding ACP S-malonyltransferase, giving the protein MNIFLFPGQGSQSVGMGRDLHEAYELARHRFAEASGILGFDLARICFEGPEEQLRQTRVTQPALYVHSCIVSELLAERGIRPSACAGHSLGEYSALASADAFDFASGLALVKARAQAMQTAGENNPGTMGAVVGIDDEILREVCAEASAEGVVIPANYNSPGQVVISGTVAGVRRALDLAKARGARLVKELPVSGAFHSPLMASAAESLGAALADADLRKPNCPVVSNVTARPHTTVESVRQLLAEQLLSPVRWTESVATLASLGDARWFEIGSGNVLTGLLKRSVKGASAETVGTVPDLAKVAASAEVPS; this is encoded by the coding sequence TTGAACATCTTTCTCTTTCCGGGCCAGGGATCGCAGTCCGTCGGGATGGGACGCGACTTGCATGAGGCCTACGAGCTTGCTCGCCACCGCTTCGCGGAGGCTTCAGGGATTCTCGGTTTCGACCTCGCCCGCATTTGCTTCGAGGGCCCTGAGGAACAGCTTCGGCAGACCCGGGTGACACAGCCGGCGCTCTACGTACATTCTTGCATCGTCTCCGAGTTACTGGCGGAACGCGGGATTCGACCCTCGGCCTGCGCCGGCCATAGCCTCGGCGAATACTCCGCGTTGGCCTCCGCTGATGCTTTCGATTTTGCCTCGGGTCTTGCGCTGGTGAAAGCTCGGGCACAGGCCATGCAAACGGCAGGTGAAAACAACCCGGGCACCATGGGTGCAGTCGTGGGCATCGACGATGAGATCCTGCGCGAGGTATGCGCGGAAGCGTCGGCTGAGGGTGTCGTGATTCCTGCCAACTATAATTCTCCGGGTCAGGTCGTAATCTCCGGTACGGTTGCCGGCGTCAGACGCGCGCTCGACCTCGCGAAGGCTCGTGGTGCTCGACTGGTCAAGGAGTTGCCGGTCAGCGGCGCTTTTCACTCTCCCTTGATGGCATCCGCGGCGGAGTCACTCGGTGCAGCTCTTGCGGACGCCGACTTGCGCAAACCCAATTGCCCGGTAGTCTCGAACGTCACGGCCCGACCGCATACGACCGTCGAGAGCGTTCGTCAACTTCTGGCGGAACAGTTGCTCTCTCCGGTCCGTTGGACGGAATCCGTCGCGACACTGGCGTCGCTCGGCGATGCCCGCTGGTTCGAAATCGGCAGCGGTAACGTGCTCACCGGACTACTCAAACGTTCCGTCAAGGGCGCGTCTGCGGAAACGGTCGGCACCGTTCCCGACCTCGCGAAAGTCGCGGCTTCAGCCGAGGTCCCATCGTGA